Proteins encoded by one window of Candidatus Hydrogenedentota bacterium:
- a CDS encoding FAD-dependent oxidoreductase, with protein MRLISPVLALLLLCAPSAQAAPARHTADVCVYGGTASGMMAAVAAARTGKSVIVVEPSRWLGGMVGGGLGVSTDCRYPRDVGGLTRVMLEKDKALGPEGAPGKQQAFRDLFAALVKEHGITVLYEHRLGAAEKAGARIEAIVLDHAPPEADGCPAATATTPGAARVAATVFIDASYEGDLIAAAGVPYTVGRESRDQYGESMAGTGSLTVFDIDPYVIPGDPASGLLPMVDPEPLGPPGSASRHTMAYNFRLAWVPAGEGSPIGPPSHYDPARYALVRRALETDPKLVNWPHNNYDRNALVSGGLLDRQAGYPDAAWPERAAIWREWIDHLKIMHQITGATEELRRGDYPDTGDLPHQLYIRLGRRMIGAYVMTQQNITHERGVDDSAGLGYYNVAMFPCRLVATDGRIAAEGSIYDMASPGPYPIAYRALTPRREDCVNLLAPVCLSASYVAISSMRLEPTYMILGESAGIAAAQAVDEGVDVQAIDPARYRAALLEAGQVIAWDGTPYEQYREQYEAWKRKQGRP; from the coding sequence ATGCGATTGATTTCGCCTGTGCTTGCACTCCTGCTGCTCTGCGCCCCGTCCGCCCAAGCCGCGCCCGCTCGCCATACCGCCGACGTCTGCGTCTACGGCGGCACGGCTTCGGGCATGATGGCGGCGGTCGCCGCGGCACGGACGGGCAAGTCGGTTATTGTTGTCGAGCCCTCGCGGTGGCTTGGCGGGATGGTTGGCGGTGGGCTGGGCGTGTCGACCGATTGCCGCTATCCGCGCGATGTGGGCGGGCTGACGCGCGTGATGCTGGAGAAGGATAAGGCGCTCGGTCCCGAGGGAGCGCCGGGCAAACAGCAGGCCTTCCGCGATCTCTTTGCCGCATTGGTGAAGGAACATGGGATTACCGTGCTGTACGAGCACCGTCTGGGCGCGGCGGAGAAAGCGGGCGCCCGCATCGAGGCAATTGTGCTGGATCATGCGCCGCCCGAGGCCGATGGCTGCCCGGCGGCGACGGCCACCACCCCGGGGGCGGCGCGCGTCGCCGCGACGGTATTCATCGACGCGAGCTACGAGGGCGACCTGATCGCGGCGGCGGGCGTGCCGTATACGGTCGGGCGCGAGTCGCGCGATCAGTACGGCGAGTCCATGGCGGGCACGGGCAGCCTGACCGTGTTCGACATCGATCCGTATGTGATTCCGGGCGATCCGGCGAGCGGTTTGCTGCCCATGGTCGACCCCGAGCCCCTCGGCCCGCCTGGGTCCGCCTCGCGCCACACCATGGCGTACAATTTCCGGCTCGCGTGGGTTCCCGCGGGCGAGGGAAGCCCGATCGGCCCGCCTTCGCATTATGATCCCGCGCGCTACGCGCTGGTCCGCCGCGCGCTGGAGACCGACCCGAAGCTGGTGAACTGGCCGCACAACAACTACGACCGGAACGCGCTGGTATCCGGCGGGCTGCTGGACCGGCAGGCGGGCTATCCGGACGCGGCATGGCCCGAGCGCGCGGCCATCTGGCGCGAATGGATTGACCACCTCAAGATCATGCACCAGATCACCGGCGCGACCGAGGAGCTGCGGCGGGGCGACTACCCCGACACCGGCGACCTGCCGCACCAGCTCTACATCCGCCTCGGCCGCCGCATGATCGGCGCGTACGTCATGACGCAACAGAACATCACCCACGAGCGCGGCGTGGACGATTCCGCCGGCCTCGGCTACTACAACGTCGCGATGTTCCCGTGCCGCCTGGTGGCCACCGACGGCAGGATCGCCGCCGAGGGCAGCATCTACGACATGGCTTCGCCCGGCCCCTATCCCATCGCGTACCGCGCGCTCACGCCCAGGCGCGAGGACTGCGTCAACCTGCTCGCGCCCGTGTGCCTCAGCGCGTCGTACGTGGCGATTTCCTCGATGCGCCTGGAGCCGACCTACATGATCCTGGGCGAGTCGGCGGGGATCGCCGCCGCCCAAGCCGTCGACGAGGGCGTGGACGTGCAGGCGATCGATCCAGCGCGCTACCGCGCCGCGCTCCTGGAGGCGGGCCAGGTGATCGCGTGGGATGGGACGCCGTACGAGCAATACCGGGAGCAGTATGAGGCGTGGAAGCGGAAGCAGGGACGACCATAG